Proteins encoded within one genomic window of Triticum aestivum cultivar Chinese Spring chromosome 2D, IWGSC CS RefSeq v2.1, whole genome shotgun sequence:
- the LOC123052806 gene encoding ubiquitin-conjugating enzyme E2 2, whose product MSTPSRKRLMRDFKRLQHDPPAGISGAPHDNNIMLWNAVIFGPDDTPWDGGTFKLTLQFTEDYPNKPPTVRFVSRMFHPNIYADGSICLDILQNQWSPIYDVAAILTSIQSLLCDPNPNSPANSEAARMFSENKREYNRKVREIVEQSWTAD is encoded by the exons ATGTCGACGCCGTCGAGAAAGCGCCTGATGCGGGACTTCAAGCGGCTGCAGCATGACCCACCGGCCGGGATCAGCGGCGCGCCGCACGACAACAACATCATGCTCTGGAACGCCGTCATCTTCGG GCCGGATGATACGCCATGGGACGGAG GCACGTTCAAGCTTACCTTGCAGTTTACAGAAGATTACCCCAACAAGCCGCCAACTGTTCGTTTTGTCTCTAGGATGTTTCACCCAAATA TTTATGCAGATGGGAGCATCTGCTTGGATATTCTACAGAACCAGTGGAGCCCTATATATGACGTTGCTGCCATATTGACTTCTATTCAG TCCTTGCTGTGTGATCCAAACCCCAACTCTCCAGCAAATTCGGAAGCTGCCAGAATGTTCAGCGAGAACAAGCGAGAGTACAACCGCAAAGTCCGCGAGATCGTGGAGCAGAGCTGGACTGCTGACTAA